One window from the genome of Pseudoalteromonas sp. '520P1 No. 423' encodes:
- the dxs gene encoding 1-deoxy-D-xylulose-5-phosphate synthase, with the protein MTFDSSKYPLLSIADKPEKLRQLPHNKLVPLSNELREYLLNSVSQSSGHLASGLGTVELTVALHYVFNTPVDRLIWDVGHQAYPHKILTERKDKMHTIRQKDGLHPFPYRGESEYDTFSVGHSSTSISAALGMSIAAKKEGKDRKVVAVIGDGAMTAGMAFEAMNHAGNLDSDMLVILNDNEMSISEPVGALNNHFARILSGSFYSNIREGSKKILSGMPPVKELASRMEEHLKGMVIPGTFFEELGFNYIGPIDGHDVDMLTDTLRNMRNLKGPQLLHVRTKKGKGYKPAEADPIGYHGVPKFDPATTSLPKSKQSAPTFSKIFGDWLCDMAATDDKLVAITPAMREGSGMVRFSKEFPDKYFDVAIAEQHAVTLAAGFACEDQKPVVAIYSSFLQRAYDQLIHDVALQNLDVLFAIDRAGIVGADGETHHGSYDLSFMRCIPNMVIMAPSDTNVCRQMLYTGYHLNGPVAVRYPRGTAGDAQVEKDMIQLELGKAKHIREGQKIAILSFGTLLGNAKSVADELNATLIDMRFIKPLDTDLLANLAQEHTLFVTLEDNAIMGGAGSAVNEYIQANKLDVKVLNLGIPDEFIKHGTQQEMYEVMGLDSQGILNSIKNW; encoded by the coding sequence ATGACATTTGATAGTAGCAAGTATCCCTTATTAAGCATAGCTGACAAGCCTGAAAAACTAAGACAGTTGCCACATAATAAATTAGTACCTCTTAGCAATGAGCTAAGAGAATATTTATTAAACTCAGTTTCACAAAGCAGTGGCCACTTAGCTTCAGGACTTGGCACCGTTGAGCTAACCGTTGCATTACATTATGTATTTAATACACCAGTTGATAGATTAATTTGGGATGTAGGCCATCAAGCTTACCCGCATAAAATATTGACCGAACGAAAAGATAAAATGCATACCATACGTCAAAAAGATGGTTTGCACCCTTTCCCATACCGTGGTGAAAGTGAATACGACACATTCAGTGTTGGTCATTCTAGTACATCTATTTCGGCTGCGCTTGGCATGTCGATAGCAGCTAAAAAAGAAGGCAAAGATCGTAAAGTCGTTGCTGTAATTGGCGATGGCGCAATGACTGCGGGTATGGCGTTTGAAGCAATGAACCACGCAGGTAATTTAGATTCAGATATGCTCGTTATCTTAAATGATAATGAGATGTCAATTTCTGAACCTGTTGGCGCATTAAATAACCATTTTGCCCGTATTTTGTCTGGTAGTTTTTATAGTAATATCAGAGAAGGCAGTAAAAAAATATTATCGGGTATGCCACCTGTAAAAGAACTTGCCAGCAGAATGGAAGAGCATTTAAAGGGCATGGTGATCCCTGGTACTTTCTTTGAAGAGTTAGGCTTTAACTATATTGGTCCAATTGATGGTCATGATGTTGATATGCTAACTGATACTTTACGTAATATGCGCAACTTAAAAGGTCCGCAGTTATTACATGTTCGCACTAAAAAAGGTAAAGGTTACAAGCCTGCAGAGGCCGATCCTATTGGTTATCATGGCGTGCCTAAGTTCGATCCTGCGACAACAAGCTTGCCAAAATCAAAACAAAGTGCGCCCACTTTTTCCAAAATATTTGGTGATTGGCTATGTGATATGGCTGCCACTGATGACAAATTAGTTGCCATTACACCAGCTATGCGTGAAGGCTCTGGTATGGTGCGTTTTTCTAAAGAATTTCCTGATAAATACTTTGATGTTGCAATAGCTGAACAACATGCTGTTACGCTTGCGGCAGGCTTTGCATGTGAAGATCAAAAACCTGTTGTCGCTATTTATTCTAGTTTTTTACAACGTGCATACGATCAACTTATTCATGACGTTGCTTTACAAAACTTAGATGTGCTATTCGCGATTGATCGTGCTGGTATTGTTGGTGCTGATGGTGAAACCCATCATGGTTCTTATGATTTGAGCTTTATGCGCTGCATACCTAATATGGTTATTATGGCCCCTTCTGATACTAATGTATGTCGTCAAATGCTTTATACAGGTTATCACCTAAATGGACCTGTCGCAGTAAGATACCCTCGTGGTACAGCAGGCGATGCCCAAGTTGAAAAAGACATGATACAACTTGAATTAGGTAAAGCTAAACACATTCGTGAAGGTCAAAAAATTGCGATTCTATCTTTTGGTACTCTTTTAGGTAATGCTAAATCAGTAGCTGATGAACTCAATGCGACTTTAATTGATATGCGATTTATCAAACCATTAGATACCGACCTATTAGCGAATCTTGCTCAAGAGCACACTTTATTTGTGACCTTAGAAGATAATGCAATTATGGGTGGAGCAGGCTCAGCTGTTAACGAGTATATACAAGCTAATAAGCTAGATGTAAAAGTACTTAACTTAGGTATACCAGACGAATTCATTAAACATGGTACACAACAAGAAATGTATGAAGTCATGGGGCTAGATAGCCAAGGGATTTTGAATAGCATTAAAAACTGGTAA
- the ispA gene encoding (2E,6E)-farnesyl diphosphate synthase, giving the protein MNDSPKNIKPELIVAQERIACVLNNLIDKQNNTDETLKSATRYSLLNGGKRLRPFLVYTTGKMLNAHDSDLDAAASAIECIHSYSLVHDDLPAMDDDDLRRGKPTCHIEFDEATAILAGDSLQTLAFETLSTHNFVGISYNQQVALISVLAQASGLTGMCGGQSLDLAATDKAVSLEQLEQIHNLKTGALLRAAIKLGALCSPNCTSDILNKLDDFGKAIGLAFQVQDDILDIEADTETLGKPQGSDVAANKSTYPALLGLQGAKDKARQLYQDALKALDDINADTSELQALATYIIERDH; this is encoded by the coding sequence GTGAATGACTCTCCAAAGAATATCAAGCCTGAGCTAATAGTAGCTCAAGAGCGCATTGCTTGCGTTTTAAATAATTTAATTGATAAACAAAATAATACTGATGAAACTTTAAAATCTGCTACCAGATATAGTTTATTAAATGGTGGTAAACGATTAAGACCTTTTTTAGTGTATACCACAGGAAAAATGCTTAACGCACATGATTCTGACTTAGATGCAGCAGCCAGTGCCATTGAATGTATCCATAGTTATTCTTTAGTACATGATGACTTACCTGCTATGGACGATGATGACTTACGCCGAGGAAAACCCACTTGTCATATAGAATTTGATGAAGCAACTGCTATTTTAGCGGGTGATTCGTTGCAAACCTTAGCCTTTGAAACTTTATCTACACATAATTTTGTTGGAATTAGCTATAACCAGCAAGTTGCATTAATATCTGTTTTAGCACAAGCCTCTGGATTAACAGGCATGTGTGGTGGTCAGTCATTAGATTTAGCAGCAACTGATAAAGCGGTATCGCTTGAGCAGTTAGAACAAATTCATAATTTAAAAACGGGTGCACTGCTAAGAGCTGCGATTAAATTAGGTGCTTTGTGTTCACCTAATTGCACCTCTGATATACTCAATAAATTAGATGACTTTGGAAAAGCAATCGGATTAGCTTTTCAAGTACAAGACGATATTTTAGATATAGAAGCCGATACTGAAACTTTAGGTAAACCTCAAGGGTCAGATGTAGCAGCAAATAAGTCGACATATCCGGCATTATTAGGTTTACAAGGCGCAAAAGACAAAGCAAGGCAATTATATCAAGACGCACTAAAAGCGCTTGATGATATCAATGCTGATACCAGCGAATTACAAGCCCTTGCCACGTATATAATAGAAAGAGATCATTAG
- the xseB gene encoding exodeoxyribonuclease VII small subunit, with product MAVKKPENLSFEQAMSELGNIVTEMENGELTLEQSLKQFERGVQLANASSSKLSQAEQKVKILMGNNENSPLTNFDSDPE from the coding sequence ATGGCTGTAAAAAAACCAGAAAATCTCAGTTTTGAACAAGCAATGTCAGAACTCGGTAACATAGTCACAGAAATGGAAAATGGTGAACTTACTCTGGAGCAGTCTTTAAAACAGTTCGAACGTGGTGTTCAATTAGCAAATGCTTCTTCATCAAAGCTCAGCCAAGCAGAACAAAAAGTTAAGATTTTAATGGGTAATAATGAAAATAGCCCATTAACCAATTTTGATTCTGATCCGGAATAA
- the pomA gene encoding flagellar motor protein PomA, giving the protein MDLATIIGMVGAIGFIVMAMLLGGELGMFIDVPSVLIVFCGSFFVVLSNFTMGQFFSIGKVGVKAFMFKLETPDVLIEKSVELADAARKGGFLALEEAEIPNAFMQKGIDMLVDGHDADVVRATLQKDITLTTNRHDQGASLFKSLGDIAPAMGMIGTLIGLVAMLSNMDDPKAIGPAMAVALLTTLYGAFLANVIAIPIQSKLENRRDEEELNQKLILDAILGIQDGQNPKVIEGILKNYIAESKREVNTEE; this is encoded by the coding sequence GTGGATTTAGCAACAATAATAGGTATGGTTGGTGCCATAGGTTTTATCGTGATGGCGATGCTACTAGGTGGCGAGTTAGGTATGTTTATAGATGTACCGTCGGTATTAATCGTATTTTGTGGATCATTTTTTGTGGTGCTGTCTAACTTTACTATGGGTCAGTTTTTTTCTATCGGTAAAGTGGGTGTTAAAGCTTTTATGTTTAAGCTTGAAACACCTGATGTGTTAATTGAAAAATCGGTAGAATTAGCTGATGCAGCCAGAAAAGGTGGCTTTTTAGCATTAGAAGAAGCTGAAATCCCCAATGCATTTATGCAAAAAGGCATAGATATGCTGGTTGATGGTCATGATGCAGATGTTGTGAGAGCAACTCTACAAAAAGACATAACTTTAACCACAAATCGTCATGATCAAGGTGCTAGTCTATTTAAATCCTTAGGTGATATAGCACCTGCTATGGGCATGATAGGTACCTTGATCGGTTTAGTTGCGATGTTATCTAACATGGATGACCCAAAAGCAATTGGTCCTGCAATGGCGGTAGCACTATTAACAACACTTTATGGTGCATTTTTAGCAAATGTAATTGCCATTCCAATCCAGTCAAAATTAGAAAACCGCAGAGATGAAGAAGAGCTAAACCAAAAACTGATTTTAGATGCTATATTAGGTATTCAAGATGGACAAAACCCCAAAGTAATTGAAGGTATATTGAAAAATTATATCGCAGAATCTAAACGTGAAGTCAATACTGAGGAATAG
- a CDS encoding flagellar motor protein MotB encodes MSDEAEKCKCPPVGLPQWMGTFADMMALLMCFFVLLLAMSEMDVLKFKQIAGSMKFAFGVQNKLEVKDIPKGTSVIAQEFTPGKPEPTPIETIQQQTTEMTQQMLEFQAGDEASAGGRQEQRGNKRGGESQSTAKQESAAKAEKTADQEQVNELVKKIAQQLEQQIIDGAIELESLGQQIIIRIRENGSFPSGSAFLQPQFKPIIQEIAALLKDVPGEIEVSGHTDDYQVSNELYFNNWDLSAKRAVAVASEMQKVRGFDKNRMVVIGHAETRPLVPNTDIDSRKRNRRVEISIMQGKAKESDPIQVGK; translated from the coding sequence ATGTCTGATGAAGCTGAAAAATGTAAATGTCCGCCGGTTGGGTTACCTCAGTGGATGGGCACATTTGCTGATATGATGGCATTGTTAATGTGTTTCTTTGTATTGCTTCTAGCCATGTCTGAAATGGATGTACTTAAGTTTAAACAAATAGCAGGTTCAATGAAATTTGCTTTTGGTGTACAAAATAAATTAGAAGTAAAAGATATCCCAAAGGGTACAAGTGTAATAGCCCAGGAATTTACCCCAGGTAAACCTGAGCCGACTCCGATAGAAACCATTCAGCAGCAAACAACTGAAATGACACAACAAATGTTAGAGTTTCAGGCCGGTGATGAAGCATCTGCTGGTGGTCGTCAAGAGCAGCGTGGTAATAAACGGGGTGGCGAATCACAAAGTACCGCTAAACAAGAGTCTGCGGCTAAAGCAGAAAAAACAGCCGATCAAGAACAAGTGAATGAACTGGTTAAGAAGATAGCGCAACAGCTTGAGCAACAAATAATAGATGGCGCAATAGAGTTGGAATCTTTAGGGCAGCAAATCATCATTCGTATTCGGGAAAATGGCTCTTTTCCGTCGGGTAGTGCTTTTTTACAACCACAATTTAAACCTATTATTCAAGAAATAGCCGCTTTATTAAAAGATGTACCGGGTGAGATTGAAGTATCAGGCCATACTGATGATTATCAGGTAAGTAACGAATTATATTTCAATAACTGGGATTTATCGGCTAAACGTGCGGTAGCGGTTGCCAGTGAAATGCAAAAAGTACGTGGGTTTGATAAAAATCGTATGGTTGTAATAGGTCATGCAGAAACGCGACCTTTAGTGCCAAATACAGATATAGATTCGCGTAAACGTAACCGCAGAGTTGAAATATCAATTATGCAAGGTAAAGCAAAAGAGTCTGATCCAATTCAAGTTGGAAAATAA
- a CDS encoding DNA topoisomerase III: MKLYIAEKPSLARAIADALPKPHKKQDGYIEVAGGDIVSWCIGHLLEQAEPDSYDDKYKKWHAADLPIVPETWQLKPKAQTRKQLTVLKKLIKQADVLVNAGDPDREGQLLVDEVIEHAKPSKTKKQNAQRLLVSDLNVSAVKKSLSNLKPNSEFIPLSVSALARSRADWLYGMNLTRAYTLAGQKVGFKGVLSVGRVQTPILGLVVRRDLEILNFVPHAFYEVLAHLNPDLEPVIESKTSSTFSAKWQPSEACEPYMDDEGRVLHKGLAQNVVSRITNQTGTVLNIDKKQKKQNAPLPYNLSALQIDAAKAFGMAAQQVLDTCQNLYERHKLITYPRSDNRYLPKEHHKEAAQVLAAIKNNQGQDAKKVDCANTSIKSKCWNDKKVEAHHAIIPTSKKLQSASLSQYEKNIYQLVSRHYLAQFYSEYIYNETQVEIEIAKGRFKTKAKQEVQLGFKVLMGKSELDNEEKLPALVKGQQLLCVQGELIEKQTQPPAHFTDATLLAAMTGIARFVKDPEVKKVLKETDGLGTEATRAGIIELLFRRNFLKRQGKQILATESGIALIQVLPEQVSKPDLTAIWESSLGSIAQKELSYQHFMQPLLQQLNEIIDLSKTCDSSAFKSLPEQKTNKKFKRKRKTYKKAS; encoded by the coding sequence ATGAAATTGTATATTGCTGAAAAACCATCTCTTGCCCGTGCAATTGCCGATGCCTTGCCTAAGCCTCATAAAAAACAAGATGGCTATATAGAAGTAGCTGGTGGCGATATTGTAAGTTGGTGCATAGGTCATTTATTAGAGCAAGCTGAGCCTGATAGCTATGATGATAAATATAAAAAATGGCATGCAGCCGATTTACCTATCGTGCCAGAAACATGGCAACTAAAACCTAAAGCACAAACCCGTAAACAATTAACGGTTTTAAAAAAATTAATTAAACAGGCAGATGTATTAGTTAATGCGGGTGATCCCGATAGAGAAGGGCAGTTACTGGTTGATGAAGTAATAGAACATGCAAAACCTAGTAAAACTAAAAAACAAAATGCCCAACGATTATTAGTAAGTGATTTAAATGTTTCAGCGGTTAAAAAATCATTATCTAACTTAAAACCTAATAGTGAATTTATTCCTTTGAGTGTTTCGGCATTAGCGCGCTCACGTGCAGATTGGCTTTATGGTATGAATTTAACACGTGCTTATACTTTGGCTGGGCAAAAAGTAGGATTTAAAGGAGTATTATCAGTAGGGCGAGTGCAAACGCCTATTTTAGGTTTAGTGGTAAGAAGAGATTTAGAGATATTAAATTTTGTACCTCATGCGTTTTATGAGGTACTTGCTCATTTAAACCCAGATCTCGAACCTGTTATAGAAAGTAAGACATCATCAACTTTTAGCGCTAAATGGCAACCTAGTGAAGCATGTGAACCTTATATGGATGATGAAGGTCGTGTTTTACATAAAGGTTTAGCACAAAATGTGGTTTCTCGTATTACTAATCAAACGGGCACAGTTTTAAATATTGATAAAAAACAAAAAAAGCAAAATGCGCCTTTACCTTATAATTTATCAGCTTTACAAATAGATGCAGCAAAAGCATTTGGCATGGCTGCACAGCAAGTATTAGATACTTGTCAAAACTTGTATGAAAGACATAAGTTAATTACTTACCCAAGATCAGATAATCGTTATTTACCTAAAGAGCACCATAAAGAAGCTGCTCAAGTATTAGCTGCGATAAAAAATAACCAAGGGCAAGATGCAAAAAAAGTTGATTGTGCTAATACCAGTATCAAATCTAAATGTTGGAATGATAAAAAAGTTGAAGCTCACCATGCGATTATTCCTACATCTAAAAAGCTGCAATCAGCGAGTTTATCGCAATATGAAAAAAATATTTATCAGCTTGTATCTCGTCATTATTTAGCACAGTTTTATTCTGAGTATATTTACAACGAAACCCAAGTAGAAATTGAAATCGCCAAAGGCAGATTTAAAACTAAAGCAAAACAAGAAGTACAGTTAGGTTTTAAAGTCTTAATGGGTAAAAGCGAATTAGATAATGAAGAAAAGTTACCAGCCCTAGTTAAAGGCCAGCAATTATTATGTGTACAAGGCGAGTTAATTGAAAAACAAACACAACCGCCTGCGCATTTCACCGATGCAACACTATTAGCAGCTATGACTGGGATCGCGCGATTTGTAAAAGATCCTGAAGTTAAAAAGGTACTAAAGGAAACGGATGGTTTAGGTACTGAAGCAACTAGAGCTGGGATCATAGAACTATTATTTAGGCGAAATTTTTTAAAGCGCCAAGGTAAACAAATTTTGGCAACTGAATCGGGTATTGCGTTAATTCAAGTATTACCAGAGCAAGTATCTAAGCCAGATTTAACAGCTATTTGGGAATCAAGCTTAGGGTCAATTGCTCAAAAAGAGTTAAGCTATCAACATTTTATGCAGCCACTTCTACAACAATTAAATGAAATAATAGATCTGTCAAAAACCTGCGATAGCTCTGCCTTTAAAAGCTTGCCAGAACAAAAAACGAATAAGAAGTTCAAGCGAAAACGTAAAACCTATAAAAAAGCGTCTTAA
- the tnpA gene encoding IS200/IS605 family transposase — MSTSQIMQEIKSILAREFFKLYPDIKKRYFWGGKLWTQSYFVETIGNATEDTIRKYLQNQLVELDKKEAHGNQLGLF, encoded by the coding sequence ATGTCAACAAGTCAGATCATGCAGGAGATAAAAAGTATTTTAGCCAGAGAGTTTTTCAAATTATACCCAGATATCAAAAAACGTTATTTCTGGGGAGGTAAACTTTGGACTCAGAGTTATTTCGTTGAGACAATTGGAAATGCAACGGAAGATACAATTCGAAAATATTTGCAAAACCAATTGGTTGAATTGGATAAAAAAGAAGCTCACGGAAATCAGTTAGGACTCTTTTAA
- a CDS encoding tetratricopeptide repeat protein: MSNILDLTSENFQKILGEDSQNKLVIIEFYSPNSPESQQQAPLVSAIAGEYPEHLLLARLNCEAQQTLAQQLAQQIGIQAIPALVMIKASAPVDMLSGPQTDAQIRETLSKHLPSPDDLVLEQAKQALINGEMDKAYNFAKQAYEINPENARIKLVFADICLKIQKLEDAKALLASIPMIEQDAYYTNLKAKLELALEALDSPEIKVLQDQVEQEPDNLELKTQLAVQYNQVGRKEEALEALYSVLKKDLAFGEAKKMYLDVITTLPDGDALALKYRRKLYSMLY; the protein is encoded by the coding sequence ATGAGCAACATTCTAGATTTAACATCTGAAAACTTTCAGAAAATTTTAGGTGAAGATTCACAAAATAAACTGGTTATCATTGAGTTTTACTCACCAAATAGCCCAGAAAGCCAACAACAAGCACCTTTAGTATCTGCTATTGCTGGTGAGTATCCAGAACATTTATTATTAGCAAGGCTAAATTGTGAAGCGCAGCAAACATTAGCACAACAATTAGCACAACAAATTGGTATTCAAGCGATACCGGCTTTAGTTATGATTAAAGCTTCTGCACCAGTTGATATGTTATCTGGTCCACAAACAGATGCTCAAATTAGAGAGACTTTAAGTAAACATTTACCATCACCAGATGATTTAGTGTTAGAGCAGGCTAAACAAGCTTTAATAAATGGTGAAATGGATAAAGCATATAACTTTGCTAAACAGGCTTATGAGATAAACCCAGAAAATGCACGCATTAAGCTCGTTTTTGCTGATATCTGTTTAAAAATACAAAAGCTAGAAGATGCTAAAGCGTTATTAGCAAGTATTCCAATGATAGAGCAAGATGCCTACTACACTAATTTAAAAGCTAAGTTAGAATTAGCATTAGAGGCATTAGATTCTCCAGAAATAAAAGTATTGCAAGATCAGGTTGAGCAAGAACCTGATAACCTAGAGCTAAAAACGCAATTAGCGGTGCAATATAATCAAGTTGGTAGAAAAGAAGAGGCTTTAGAGGCTTTATATAGTGTATTGAAAAAAGATTTAGCATTTGGTGAGGCTAAAAAAATGTATTTAGATGTGATTACAACTTTACCTGATGGTGATGCGTTAGCGCTTAAATACAGACGTAAATTGTATAGTATGTTGTATTAA
- a CDS encoding dihydrodipicolinate synthase family protein yields the protein MEKNSTDWRYTVMPAVFTWFKESESDALEIDFDETKRQAAAVLKAQGKGGSRMGGLVASGTLGENSYLSNDQRLSLLKSLSEVAKEYNVPLISGAAAETKEEIAQIVEGLATVGVDTVMVMPPKTQAVPSDEEMYAYYALAAIAAKEAGVTIMPYNNPDAAGYHAISTELLRRLSALTEVTALKISTTDVSTIETLMVENKDLKILAGVDTVTVHAGLAGACGGITGVGTIFPKASVTMQEHVLKGEWAEANKISQAMNSISYLDAQPLLMEYLKLAMGIHHNDADGGLRTLGKKLTQEQIDDVRARYTLAKERLEALDLLD from the coding sequence ATGGAAAAAAATAGTACAGATTGGCGATATACGGTTATGCCGGCAGTGTTTACATGGTTCAAAGAGTCAGAATCAGATGCTCTTGAAATTGACTTTGATGAAACAAAAAGACAGGCTGCAGCTGTTTTAAAAGCTCAAGGAAAGGGCGGAAGCAGAATGGGTGGACTTGTCGCTTCTGGTACTCTGGGAGAGAATAGCTACCTGAGTAACGATCAACGCCTTTCTTTACTTAAATCCCTTTCTGAGGTTGCTAAAGAATACAATGTGCCATTGATCAGTGGAGCTGCAGCAGAAACTAAGGAAGAGATTGCTCAAATAGTTGAAGGACTAGCAACCGTTGGCGTGGATACCGTTATGGTAATGCCACCAAAAACTCAGGCAGTTCCTTCTGATGAAGAAATGTATGCGTACTATGCGCTTGCTGCAATAGCAGCAAAAGAGGCTGGCGTAACAATTATGCCTTATAACAATCCTGATGCAGCCGGATATCATGCAATTTCAACAGAGCTTCTAAGAAGACTTTCTGCTCTAACTGAGGTAACGGCGCTTAAAATATCAACTACGGATGTTTCAACTATTGAAACTCTGATGGTAGAGAATAAAGATTTAAAAATCTTAGCAGGAGTTGACACTGTAACTGTACATGCAGGGCTTGCTGGAGCATGTGGTGGCATTACAGGTGTAGGTACTATCTTCCCAAAAGCGAGTGTTACTATGCAGGAGCATGTTTTAAAAGGTGAGTGGGCTGAGGCAAACAAAATTTCTCAGGCTATGAATTCTATATCATATCTTGATGCGCAACCCTTGCTTATGGAATACCTTAAGCTTGCTATGGGAATTCATCATAATGATGCCGATGGAGGACTTCGTACTCTTGGTAAAAAATTGACTCAAGAACAAATTGATGATGTCCGTGCAAGATATACTCTAGCAAAAGAAAGACTTGAAGCTCTAGATTTATTAGACTAA
- a CDS encoding FAD-binding oxidoreductase, protein MKSDNSNSETVAVIGAGIIGVTAAYRLQQAGFQVTLFDKEGIAEGCSKGNAGHFATEQVFPLAQKSLLPQVPKMLLDPLGPFSIAPRYFHKTIPWFLKFMNNMRSKLFNENKEALKSINEIAMASWDSLIAETSLQSLFHKQGSLLTFESISSKSAIKVQQEYQAEGISVELLNKTQLNKLEPGISENVTWALLFNDVAHTCCPETLTKEIYLKAKNIGVEFKQCEISKIESDNVLVTITSKGQVYKTDKALLATGAHSKSFCKQLGYKVPLDTERGYHYMVGAAMQPTRPIVSYERKFIMTPMRGGLRLAGTVEFAGLNKEMNIKRADALLPSGKAIWPKINDTKTGEYRWMGFRPSLPDSKPVVGSSPRHNNIYFSFGHQHLGLTLAATNAELIADCILGKETEIPLIPYSISRF, encoded by the coding sequence ATGAAAAGTGACAATTCAAACTCGGAAACAGTTGCCGTCATAGGCGCTGGTATTATTGGTGTAACTGCAGCTTACAGATTACAGCAAGCTGGATTTCAAGTGACCTTGTTTGATAAAGAAGGTATTGCTGAAGGTTGCTCAAAAGGAAACGCAGGTCACTTTGCTACTGAGCAAGTTTTCCCGTTAGCTCAAAAATCACTTTTACCTCAAGTCCCTAAAATGCTTCTAGATCCATTAGGCCCCTTTAGTATTGCACCTCGTTATTTTCATAAAACAATACCTTGGTTTTTAAAGTTTATGAATAATATGAGATCTAAGCTGTTTAATGAAAATAAAGAAGCGCTGAAATCAATTAATGAAATTGCAATGGCATCATGGGACTCTTTAATAGCAGAAACAAGCCTACAATCACTATTTCATAAGCAAGGTAGCCTGTTAACATTTGAATCAATTTCAAGTAAAAGTGCAATTAAAGTTCAACAAGAATACCAGGCTGAAGGCATTTCAGTTGAACTTTTAAACAAAACACAGCTTAATAAACTTGAACCAGGGATATCTGAAAACGTTACATGGGCGCTATTATTTAATGATGTAGCACACACCTGTTGCCCAGAAACACTTACAAAAGAAATTTATCTTAAGGCAAAAAATATAGGTGTTGAATTTAAACAATGTGAAATATCAAAAATAGAATCTGATAATGTTCTTGTAACTATTACCTCTAAAGGCCAGGTTTATAAAACAGATAAAGCATTGTTAGCAACTGGTGCACACAGTAAATCATTCTGTAAGCAATTGGGATATAAAGTGCCATTAGATACAGAACGTGGCTATCACTATATGGTTGGAGCAGCTATGCAGCCTACCCGCCCTATCGTCTCTTATGAAAGAAAGTTTATCATGACCCCAATGAGAGGTGGGCTGCGTTTAGCTGGTACAGTAGAATTTGCTGGTTTAAACAAAGAAATGAATATAAAAAGAGCCGATGCACTACTTCCTTCCGGTAAAGCTATCTGGCCGAAAATTAATGATACTAAAACAGGAGAGTACCGTTGGATGGGTTTTAGGCCTAGCTTACCTGACTCAAAACCTGTCGTTGGCAGCTCACCGAGACATAACAATATATACTTTTCATTTGGGCATCAACATTTAGGGCTTACTTTAGCTGCAACTAATGCTGAACTGATAGCTGACTGTATATTAGGAAAAGAAACCGAAATCCCATTAATACCTTATTCTATTAGTAGATTTTAA